The Mycolicibacterium lutetiense genome window below encodes:
- a CDS encoding IS30 family transposase, translating to MPTGYRAPWWLKRQFFDLVCAGMSVLEAERQLGVSRNVGRAWWRKAGGMRLRIGKGDLGLAEPGDLTRAGGRGHRLSYDERVLIMRGLDQRHPQAEIARQLDRDPSVISREIRRNRTAAGDYHAGLAHARASQKAKRPKEFKLNDTRVCAAIETWMDDGWSPKLIAEMLARDHPDDRLTRVSHETIYKCLYVQGRGQLRADLNKCLSTKRAARKPRGSTERRGKFSDVITISQRPAVVDDRAVPGHWEGDLILGAAGGSAIGTLVERSTRFTILLHLPHDHTADSVATAMIEAMNELPAHLRRTITWDRGSEMARWHDISLALQAPVYFCDPHSPWQRGSNENTNRLLRFWFEKGTDLSGYTKADLKGVQDKLNTRPRPTLDFDTPAQRLATLLDQAA from the coding sequence ATGCCGACTGGTTATCGGGCGCCGTGGTGGTTGAAGCGGCAGTTTTTTGATCTGGTGTGTGCCGGGATGTCGGTGCTGGAGGCCGAACGTCAACTCGGTGTGTCACGCAATGTCGGGCGGGCGTGGTGGCGTAAGGCTGGCGGTATGAGGCTGCGAATTGGCAAAGGTGATCTCGGGTTGGCCGAACCTGGTGACCTCACCCGTGCCGGCGGACGTGGTCACCGGCTGAGCTACGACGAACGCGTCCTGATCATGCGGGGGCTCGATCAACGACACCCACAGGCTGAGATTGCCCGCCAGCTCGATCGCGATCCCAGCGTCATCTCACGCGAGATCCGGCGCAATCGCACTGCGGCCGGGGACTATCACGCAGGGTTGGCTCATGCCAGAGCTAGTCAGAAAGCCAAGCGGCCCAAAGAGTTCAAGCTCAACGACACCCGGGTGTGCGCCGCCATCGAAACCTGGATGGATGACGGGTGGAGCCCGAAACTGATCGCCGAGATGTTGGCTCGTGACCATCCCGATGACAGGCTGACACGGGTGAGCCACGAAACCATCTACAAGTGCCTCTACGTGCAAGGCCGCGGCCAGCTACGCGCCGATCTGAACAAGTGCTTGTCGACTAAACGCGCCGCTCGCAAGCCCCGGGGCAGTACCGAGCGACGCGGGAAGTTCAGCGATGTGATCACCATCAGCCAGCGGCCCGCCGTGGTGGATGACCGTGCCGTGCCCGGGCATTGGGAAGGTGACCTGATCCTGGGCGCCGCAGGTGGCAGCGCAATCGGGACCCTGGTCGAGCGCAGCACCCGATTCACCATCTTGCTGCACCTACCGCACGATCACACCGCCGATTCGGTGGCCACCGCGATGATCGAGGCGATGAACGAGCTGCCTGCTCACCTACGTCGCACGATCACCTGGGATCGCGGCAGCGAGATGGCCCGCTGGCACGACATCAGCCTGGCACTGCAAGCGCCGGTCTACTTCTGCGATCCTCATTCACCCTGGCAGCGGGGCAGTAACGAGAACACCAACCGGCTGCTGCGGTTCTGGTTCGAAAAGGGCACCGACCTGTCCGGCTACACCAAAGCCGACCTCAAAGGAGTCCAAGACAAACTCAACACCCGACCCCGACCCACCCTGGACTTCGACACCCCAGCCCAACGTTTGGCCACTCTCCTCGATCAAGCTGCCTAA
- a CDS encoding YoaK family protein produces the protein MSQLFDSEERLSWILAGLAGLLGAVAFTHSAGYFVTFMTGNTERVFLGLFQDETWLAIGAAWLLAAFVGGVVIASLFRRHVWVNHPHGATVLTTVVLAVSTVVDTVMRGWTAHDVPFVPILFVAFGVGALNTSFVNDGEVSIPLSYVTGTLVKMGQGIERHLSGGHASDWLGYFLLWAGFACGAIVGGFISVVVSGSQMLLVATLVCGLTAAYTYFFFDRHALLK, from the coding sequence ATGTCGCAACTGTTCGACAGCGAGGAACGATTGTCGTGGATTCTGGCCGGCCTGGCCGGACTGCTGGGAGCAGTGGCGTTCACCCATTCCGCGGGGTACTTCGTCACCTTCATGACAGGCAATACCGAGCGGGTTTTCCTCGGACTGTTCCAGGACGAGACGTGGCTGGCGATCGGCGCAGCTTGGCTGCTGGCCGCCTTTGTCGGCGGAGTGGTGATCGCATCGTTGTTCCGCCGCCACGTCTGGGTGAATCATCCCCATGGCGCGACGGTGTTGACCACGGTTGTGCTCGCGGTGTCCACCGTGGTGGACACCGTCATGCGGGGCTGGACGGCCCACGATGTTCCGTTCGTTCCAATCCTGTTCGTAGCCTTTGGTGTCGGCGCCTTGAACACGTCGTTCGTCAACGACGGTGAGGTGTCGATCCCGCTGAGTTATGTGACCGGGACGCTCGTCAAGATGGGCCAAGGCATCGAGCGCCATCTCAGCGGGGGCCACGCGAGCGATTGGCTGGGATACTTCCTGCTATGGGCCGGATTCGCCTGCGGCGCAATCGTCGGCGGCTTCATCAGCGTGGTGGTCAGCGGATCCCAGATGCTGCTGGTGGCCACCCTCGTCTGCGGGCTCACCGCGGCATACACATACTTCTTCTTCGATCGCCACGCGTTGTTGAAATAG
- a CDS encoding MFS transporter, producing the protein MWRQPKAVWAVAFASVVAFMGIGLVDPILKPIADNLDASPSQVSLLFTSYMAVMGVAMLITGVVSSRIGPKHTLLLGLVIIIAGAGLAGMSDTVMQIVGWRALWGLGNALFIATALATIVNSAKGSVAQAIILYEAALGLGIAIGPLVGGVLGSISWRGPFFGVSALMAFALVITAFLLPATPRAARATTLADPFRALRHRGLLGVSLTALLYNFGFFTLLAFTPFPLDMTAHQIGLIFFGWGLALAFTSVVVAPRLQHRFGTVRVLILNLLAFTAVLAVMAVWTDSKTVLASGVVVAGLFIGINNTLITETVMKAAPVERGVASAAYSFLRFGGAAVAPWLAGVLGEHVSVHLPYWVGAAAVLLGAGVLFLTRPHLVHIDEEEDELDELTDEATAVTVGSDS; encoded by the coding sequence ATGTGGCGCCAACCCAAGGCCGTATGGGCCGTCGCTTTCGCCTCCGTCGTCGCCTTCATGGGTATCGGACTGGTCGATCCCATCCTCAAACCGATCGCCGACAACCTCGACGCCTCACCGTCGCAGGTGTCGTTGCTGTTCACCAGCTACATGGCGGTGATGGGCGTGGCGATGCTGATCACCGGCGTGGTGTCCAGTCGTATCGGGCCCAAGCACACGCTGCTGCTCGGCCTGGTGATCATCATCGCCGGCGCCGGCCTGGCCGGGATGAGCGACACCGTGATGCAGATCGTGGGGTGGCGCGCACTGTGGGGCCTGGGTAACGCCCTGTTCATCGCGACCGCGCTGGCCACCATCGTCAACTCCGCGAAAGGCTCTGTGGCACAAGCCATCATCCTGTACGAGGCGGCACTCGGGCTGGGCATCGCGATCGGACCGCTGGTCGGCGGCGTGCTCGGCTCGATCTCCTGGCGCGGCCCGTTCTTCGGCGTCTCGGCGCTGATGGCCTTCGCCCTGGTGATCACCGCCTTCCTGCTGCCCGCCACCCCGCGGGCCGCCCGTGCCACCACGCTGGCCGACCCGTTCCGGGCACTGCGCCACCGGGGACTGTTGGGTGTGTCGCTCACCGCGCTGCTCTACAACTTCGGCTTCTTCACCCTGCTGGCCTTCACCCCCTTCCCTCTGGACATGACCGCCCACCAGATCGGGCTGATCTTCTTCGGCTGGGGGCTGGCGTTGGCCTTCACCTCGGTGGTCGTCGCCCCGCGGCTCCAACACCGCTTCGGCACGGTGCGGGTGTTGATCCTCAACCTGCTCGCCTTCACCGCAGTACTGGCCGTGATGGCGGTGTGGACGGATTCCAAGACCGTGCTGGCATCGGGTGTGGTGGTCGCCGGCCTGTTCATCGGCATCAACAACACGCTGATCACCGAGACCGTCATGAAGGCCGCGCCGGTCGAACGCGGAGTGGCCTCGGCGGCCTACAGCTTCCTGCGTTTCGGCGGCGCCGCCGTTGCACCGTGGCTGGCCGGGGTGCTCGGAGAGCACGTCAGCGTGCACCTGCCGTACTGGGTGGGTGCGGCGGCGGTGTTGTTGGGCGCAGGTGTGCTGTTCCTGACGCGGCCGCACCTCGTCCACATCGACGAAGAGGAAGACGAGCTCGACGAACTCACCGACGAGGCAACTGCCGTCACGGTGGGCAGCGACAGCTAG
- a CDS encoding MarR family winged helix-turn-helix transcriptional regulator gives MSTPTEDVTLTDESELGADLLSVVARLNRLATQRTRLPVPWAQARLLSTIEDQGEARISDLALLDHCSQPTMTTQVRRLEDAGLVTRTTDPGDARAVLIAITEKGRQTLEQARADRAATINPRLERLTAEERRTLAHSVGIIRRMLADVDEHPLSPNPS, from the coding sequence ATGTCGACCCCGACCGAGGATGTCACGCTAACCGACGAGTCCGAGCTAGGCGCTGACCTGCTGTCGGTCGTCGCCCGGTTGAACCGACTGGCCACCCAACGCACCCGACTGCCGGTCCCCTGGGCGCAGGCCCGGCTGCTGTCCACCATCGAGGATCAGGGCGAGGCCCGCATCTCCGACCTCGCGCTGCTCGACCACTGCTCGCAGCCGACCATGACCACCCAGGTTCGCCGCCTGGAAGACGCCGGCCTGGTTACCCGCACCACCGATCCCGGTGATGCCCGCGCAGTGCTGATCGCTATCACCGAGAAGGGCCGGCAGACCCTGGAGCAAGCCAGGGCCGACCGCGCCGCGACCATCAACCCGCGGCTCGAACGGCTCACCGCCGAGGAGCGCCGGACGCTGGCGCACTCCGTCGGAATCATCCGCCGGATGCTCGCCGACGTCGACGAGCATCCGCTCTCACCCAACCCCAGTTAG
- a CDS encoding ABC transporter ATP-binding protein, translating into MTAIPPATTPRRGLTPGELAQAAVMAALCAATAIIAVVVPFAAGLSVLGTVPMGLLAYRYRLRVLLAATIAAGTIAFLIAGMGGLMTVIDCAYIGGLTGVVKRRGKGTATAFGTAIVAGAIFGMAAIAALSVLSRLRNLVFDSLTAGIEGLANVLEQIPLLDVTAEPLRTSFGTLLDYWPVLMLVLGIFSITSVSMIGWWALSRILARLLGVPDVHKLDGGDDSAVIGPVPARLTDVRFRYPGVGRDALGPVSMEFQPGEHVAVTGPNGSGKTTLMLMLAGRQPTSGSIERAGAVGLGRIGGTAVVMQHPESQVLGTRVADDVVWGLPVGATADVERLLTEVGLDGLAERDTGGLSGGELQRLAVAAALAREPSLLIADEVTSMVDQQGRDTLMNVLSGLTEHHQMSLVHITHYNDEADSADRTVTLSGNGGTADNTDMVQTSAVPREGTRATAGAAPVLELTGVGHEYANGTPWAKTALRDITFTVNEGDGVLVHGLNGSGKSTLAWIMAGLTVPTYGACLLDGVPVSQQVGSVAISFQAARLQLMRSTVGREIASAAGFSARENDRIASALEMVGLDAALAQRRIDQLSGGQMRRVVLAGLLARSPRALILDEPLAGLDASSQRGLLRLLEDLRRNNGLTVVVISHDFTGLESLCPRTLHLHHGELALAPTTAGGSR; encoded by the coding sequence ATGACCGCGATACCCCCGGCGACGACGCCTCGGCGCGGCCTCACACCCGGCGAGCTGGCGCAGGCTGCAGTGATGGCGGCCCTCTGTGCGGCCACCGCGATCATCGCGGTGGTGGTGCCGTTCGCGGCCGGCCTTTCGGTGCTGGGAACGGTGCCCATGGGTCTGCTGGCCTACCGCTACCGGCTGCGGGTACTCCTCGCGGCCACCATCGCCGCGGGCACCATCGCCTTTCTGATCGCCGGGATGGGCGGCTTGATGACCGTCATCGACTGCGCCTACATCGGTGGGCTGACCGGTGTGGTCAAGCGTCGCGGCAAGGGCACGGCCACAGCGTTCGGCACGGCGATCGTGGCCGGCGCGATATTCGGGATGGCGGCCATCGCCGCACTGTCTGTGTTGTCACGGCTGCGCAACCTGGTCTTCGACTCGCTGACTGCCGGGATCGAAGGACTGGCCAACGTCCTGGAACAGATCCCGCTGCTCGACGTGACGGCCGAACCGCTGCGAACCTCCTTCGGCACGCTGTTGGATTACTGGCCCGTGCTGATGCTGGTCCTGGGCATCTTCAGCATCACCTCGGTCAGCATGATCGGCTGGTGGGCGCTTTCACGGATCTTGGCGCGGCTGCTCGGGGTCCCCGATGTCCACAAGCTCGACGGCGGCGACGACTCGGCGGTCATCGGGCCGGTACCGGCCCGCCTGACCGACGTACGGTTCCGCTATCCGGGGGTCGGGCGCGACGCACTGGGGCCGGTTTCGATGGAATTCCAGCCCGGCGAACATGTTGCGGTGACCGGACCGAACGGCTCGGGCAAGACCACACTCATGCTGATGCTGGCCGGGCGTCAACCCACCTCGGGCAGCATCGAGCGGGCCGGCGCCGTGGGACTGGGTCGCATCGGCGGCACCGCAGTGGTGATGCAACATCCGGAAAGCCAGGTGTTGGGCACTCGGGTGGCCGACGACGTGGTGTGGGGCCTGCCCGTCGGCGCGACCGCCGACGTTGAGCGCCTCCTGACCGAAGTGGGGCTCGACGGCCTGGCCGAACGTGACACCGGAGGGCTGTCCGGTGGCGAACTGCAGCGACTGGCTGTTGCCGCGGCACTCGCCCGCGAACCCTCGCTGCTGATCGCCGACGAGGTCACCAGCATGGTGGACCAACAGGGCCGCGACACCTTGATGAACGTCCTGTCCGGGCTGACCGAACATCATCAGATGTCGCTGGTGCACATCACGCACTACAACGACGAGGCCGATTCCGCCGACCGGACGGTGACGCTCAGCGGCAACGGCGGCACCGCCGACAACACCGACATGGTTCAGACCTCCGCCGTGCCCCGGGAAGGGACGCGCGCCACGGCGGGCGCCGCGCCGGTGCTGGAGCTGACCGGAGTCGGCCACGAATACGCCAACGGAACCCCATGGGCGAAAACAGCTTTGCGGGACATCACGTTCACCGTCAACGAGGGTGACGGAGTGCTGGTGCACGGCCTGAACGGTTCCGGGAAGTCGACCCTGGCCTGGATCATGGCCGGGCTGACCGTCCCCACCTACGGCGCGTGTCTGCTCGACGGGGTGCCGGTGTCACAGCAGGTGGGTTCGGTGGCGATCTCGTTCCAGGCTGCCCGCCTGCAATTGATGCGCAGCACCGTCGGGCGCGAAATCGCCTCGGCCGCAGGCTTCTCGGCGCGGGAGAACGACCGCATTGCGAGCGCACTGGAGATGGTGGGGCTGGATGCGGCACTGGCCCAGCGGCGCATCGACCAACTCTCGGGCGGTCAGATGCGTCGGGTGGTGCTCGCCGGGTTGCTGGCCCGGTCGCCACGCGCGCTGATCCTCGACGAACCCCTGGCCGGTCTGGACGCCTCCAGTCAACGGGGGCTGCTGCGGTTGCTGGAGGATCTGCGCCGCAACAATGGGCTCACCGTCGTCGTCATCTCGCATGACTTCACCGGCCTGGAGAGTCTCTGCCCGCGCACGCTGCACCTGCACCACGGTGAACTCGCCCTTGCTCCGACGACTGCCGGGGGTTCGCGATGA
- a CDS encoding energy-coupling factor transporter transmembrane component T family protein — translation MTAPTRGQRKPVVLLRPVPGDTVIHRLWAGTKLLAVAAIGVLLTFYPGWVPIAFVAILVLVTARLAHIPRGALPSIPIFLWVLLVLGGALAALGGGAPMIDIGSVQVGLGGLLNFLRVTALAIVLIGLGALVSWTTNVADVAPAVATLGRPLRRLRIPVDDWAVTIALALRAFPMLIDEFRTLYAAHRLRPVEPAETFRERRRQRVANLIDLLAAAVTVALRRGDEMGDAITARGGAGQISAAPSGPRARDWIAFAILVLVCGTALALELTVLPTSLPRR, via the coding sequence ATGACCGCTCCGACCCGAGGACAACGTAAACCGGTCGTTCTGTTGCGTCCGGTCCCCGGCGACACCGTCATCCACCGACTGTGGGCCGGCACCAAACTGCTCGCGGTGGCGGCCATCGGCGTTCTGTTGACCTTTTATCCCGGATGGGTGCCGATCGCCTTCGTCGCGATACTGGTTCTGGTGACCGCGAGGCTGGCGCACATTCCGCGTGGCGCGCTGCCGTCGATCCCGATCTTCCTGTGGGTCCTGCTGGTGCTGGGCGGGGCGCTCGCCGCGCTGGGCGGCGGTGCCCCGATGATCGACATCGGCTCGGTGCAGGTCGGCCTGGGCGGGCTGCTCAACTTCCTTCGGGTCACCGCGCTGGCGATCGTGTTGATCGGGCTCGGCGCGCTCGTGTCGTGGACGACGAACGTCGCCGACGTCGCCCCGGCGGTGGCCACCTTGGGCCGCCCCCTGCGGCGGCTACGCATTCCGGTGGATGACTGGGCGGTGACGATTGCGTTGGCGCTGAGGGCTTTTCCGATGCTGATCGACGAGTTCCGCACGTTGTACGCGGCGCACCGGCTGCGCCCGGTCGAACCGGCCGAGACGTTCCGGGAGCGGCGCAGACAGCGGGTGGCCAATCTGATCGATCTGCTCGCCGCCGCCGTCACCGTGGCGTTGCGCCGGGGCGACGAGATGGGTGATGCCATCACCGCACGCGGTGGCGCGGGCCAGATCTCGGCGGCCCCGTCAGGGCCCAGGGCTCGTGACTGGATCGCCTTCGCCATCCTCGTCCTGGTCTGCGGCACTGCCCTGGCCCTGGAGCTCACCGTCCTGCCGACCAGCCTGCCGCGGCGGTGA